ATAACAGATCAATTTCTAATAATCAACTATCATCCATGAGTTTTGATATCAAAACTTCATGTATAGCcccaaaacaaaactaaaactaaaaataaaaataatctccATCTCAAATTaggcataaaaaaaaagtaggtcCAAATTTAACTGACAACCAAAGCTTACGCCTATCAATTGGACAAGCAAGGAAGGCTTGAGCTGCACTCACATCACCGGTAAGAGCTTGATATGTTTTCATATGAGATACATCACTCATGCCTCCAATCTTAGAAATCTCTTCAAACAATTGCTCTTCTGTATAATTTTGAAGGTTGCTTCTATCAAGAGCCGTAATAGCTACATTCATTCCAACTCTAATTGACCTTAATTCTTCACTTACAATGCCAGCATATTttgcttttctcttttttgtttctttgtttgacTTTGGTGCAGAAACAGATGTATCTGCAAATGAGAAAGATGTCTCAGTTGTTGCTTCATTTTCAACATAAGCAAATGTTTCATCTTTGATCCCATGTTGTGATGATCCTAATGGAATTGTGCCATCCAAATTTTGTTCCTAGGCCCAATGAAGTTGTCTTTCTTTTGCACCTGCAGCAAGACTTCTTGTTGCTCGATCTTTTCCAAGAAGAATGGACAACTTATCATAATTTCTAATAGGTTTGTATTTGAGTTGAGATGCTCTTGGGTGTGCCTTTTAacatcataaaaaacaaatattaacaaaactCAAGTTCAATTGTGATAATgtctattagaaatttatagTTCTACATTACAcgcaaaatttttatttctaataactcaaaaataataattaactaACCTTAGTGTAAGTAGTCCATACTTCCGTGGTAGCTTTGATCATTTGAGTTGATTCATTGAAACCAAATCCACTACCACTTTATAAAACTTCAGAGTTACaactcaattcaaaattttccccaaTTTCTCAAGCAACTATTGTATAAGTTGTCTTGGTGAAGACTCCTCCTATCTTTTGCCCTTTATGCATTTACTCCATTAATCGATCAACcaaaaatttgttcatttcatcAATCCAAGTcaagtttcttttttcacttaCACTTTTGTGTACTTCAAAGCCTTCACTATGTTCCATctgaaataataatacatatatatatgtttaaaatgaaaagtcaAGAGGAGGAGATATAATAATACCTTCATTGTAACTCATTCAAAGTGTGATTTTAACTAGAGGAGTTATAGTTCTAAATACAATCATCGTACTTAAtatgaaacacaaaaaaactatacaagaaaagaaccataaaataaaaggaCTCATCAATGGTTTCTATTGTAATCTTTCCACATATCCATGGCTATTTTCTCCCTTAAGATTTCTCCTTGCATTTTTCAGCTAAAATCAAGACCATTGATTCAAACTTCGTTTCTTCGCTAAAAAGCTCTCTATCGACCTCTGCTATTAATCTTTCATCTGGATCAACACCCATGAGATAGTTATGGAGGATACAACATGCTAGTATATTATCAAATTGTGTGTCAATAGTGTAATGTGGCTCCATCCTTCTAGCTATTATTGGAAACCTTTTCTTCAAAACACCAAATGCTCTTTTAATTGCATTTCTCAAGGACGAGTGTTGAAGGTTGAAAACCTCTCGAGCATTTTCTGGTTGATGAACACTACACTCTTTTAAATGGTAACGAATGCTTCTATATGGGGTAAGAAATCCAATTTTTAGCTGAAAACCTGCATCAACCAAATAATATTTACCTAAGAAGCATAGACAAAGGATCTTTGTTATTAGTAATAGTCACTTGAGCtaataaattatgttattatCTAATCACCAATAATCACCTTGTGGAACaatcaatttatcaaaatctctCATTAATGCATTATCTAGGATTCTCGAGTCTGATGCAGATCCTTCCCAACTAGGTAAAACATATGTGAACTTCAAGTCAAAGGAACATGCTGCTAAAACATTTTATGTTGGATAGTATTTTCGCCCTTGATACCTTTGTACAACATCATTTGACACTTTTACACGAAAATGTGACCCATCAATTGCCCCTATGCAATCCtataaagaaacaaaagtattagtttattttgaaatataaataatattctaatGATGTTTATTAGATAAATAAGTTTACCTTAAAGTAGGGACAAAATTTGGTATTGTCCTTAATTTCTTGAGGGCACTTTAATCCATCAGGTTGCTTTAAGAAGACATCATCTAAAGATATTATAGCTCTAAGAACTTGATGAAAGTGATGACTACTAGTTTTACTAGAGTGCTTGAAATAAATTTCATAGTTCTATTCCTTAAATTATGACCAACAATGTGAAGGAATTTGGCAACTTgttcttttacatttattatgtGCACTATTTCTAAGACGACCTGTTCCCGAAGAATGTTTACTAGTCTTGCAAATGCATCATTTCCCATACGTAGTTGATTATAACAATCTTCATTATCCATTAGTGTAAGTCTTTCCATCAAAGCATGTTATTCATAATCTCCTTCATTAGAGATTGATCTCTCCAAATAGTTTGAACGATGATAAATTGAAACAAGAATTGTCGCATATGCAGCATACATAGCTACACAAGTTGCAACCCATCTTCTAAGTCTTTGCCACTCTTCATTATAAGTCTACATGACAGCAAAGTAAGAGGAATGATTTAGTAAAGTCATTAGGAAAAGTAAGAGGAATTGAAGTATTATGATTAGGAAGAAAGCTTATGGAAaccaaaacatttttctatGAAGGTTTAGGAGAGCAAATTTGTGAAATAGGTGCAAGAACTTGAAAAGGGTGTGACTGTGACAATGGTTGTGCTAGAACTTCATGTGCATGCAGAATGGAATTCCTATATACAATGCCATGAAATTCTAGTATTATTGCAACCAAAATAATTTGGATTCAGTCTTTCTTATAGTAGTTTGGTCTCAACAGTTGTAGAGAATATATTGACCTAGAATGCAGTCCTCCAAAATACTCAAGGTGATCGAACCATTTaacattcaaatttttataaagtaaTGGTGTGTTCTCAACGGTTGGAATATATTCTGCCTTATGGCAACTTAAAGGGCAAATGGGAATCAAgcttatttttaagagtttgaTTGGAGTTGTCAAAGAAAATTGACATGAaaagtttttgatattttaatattgtttttgttgagttttggtGGTCATGACCATGATCCTGACATTTAGAAATTAGCATGATTTCTAGCTATGAAAATTTCGAAGAAAATATTGCATGAAAATTAAGGATAAggaaaatttcttttatctttattttccttttttttttttttttttttttttttacaacttttaaatttggaaaatttcaaGGATTGAAGTGTATGGATCCTCTACTAGAGATGTGGCTAAGTAGCTCAAGGTATgtattgtatatatatttggaaaataatctAGAATCAAGTGGTcctcaaaataatataaagatgatttgaaatattatcaactacataatattaattatttcttgagatgtttttaaatattaatatattttatagggAAATCAATGCATTATTGGCTTGTGGgccatgaattaatatcatagTTACCAAAAATTATGGGCAGTGAAAAATCGAAACCCATGTGAAAAAGGTTATTTTCAGACCttgaaaaaaggaaacaaagaacTCTTCTCTTTCAATTCAGTTTCCGAACTTTGTGTTGGTTGTATACCTCACTGACAGGTTATATGCATCAGTAGTAGTGCTTCATTAAGTAATACAATCCTAACCATTTGGGACAGTCTTGCCATTCAGGCTATGTCTTTGCATCTCTTTccttagttttttctttcattttttcttctctatttttttcctccaaaacCGAGTTAATGCATATGTGGACCACTTTACTCGAGATCTATTTGGCTTGGGTTGGTCTTGGTTTGGGATGCTTAAATAAAAGAGGGAGACATATTTGACAATCAATATTCCTAGAATGAGAAACTGTTCATGCTAGGATTTGAGAATCATTAGCTATTAGCCTTGTTACTATAAAAGTCATGGCATGGGCCATCCATTGGTTTTTCATTGGCACAAGGCTCTAAACCTTTGTGGCAATTTTTGGAGTAGTAGTAAACTTATACATCTTATTGGCCTTcatgttgttttcttttccttcatttttttcttatatatatatatatatatatatatatatatatatatatatatatatatatatatatatatatatatatatattaaattgtcATTTCTCTCActcttatattttctaattaatttgaacccataaacttaatatttatgaaTCCTTTAGATGAATGAGAATTTCTGGAAAAACTAAGACCCAGTCTCCAATAAAGAAAGCATGGCTAAGATCCAAATCTGCATGTATGTTGTGTGTTTAGCATGTTCTGTGATTTTTAATGTGTTGCTTCTGAGCAATTATGTGTATGTGGATGGGAAGGGGGAGTTGAGTTAGAGCAGCAGAGGAAGCGGAAGTAGTGGCAGCAGTGACATGCTCAAGCCAAAGTTGTTCTTATCATAGAGCAGACAGATTGTAAAAGGTCAAAAATCACCTCAAACTAATGAATGTGCCAAAACAGTGATATCCAGGCCTTAAAGgttatttcaaacttttcaaagaattttaatGACACAACACTTCATTAGGTGCTTGtcgttttttcttctttcttcataGAATACCATTTCACAAATCATATTCCAAACAGATAAAGAATGGGGACACGCCTAGCCTAAAAGATCATGGGCAAGAAGCATAATGACCCCACATGGAAAGCCACAAGCCCAAATAATATTCCTGAGCTAGCTATGTCTAATTTGGCTTCAAAAAACAAATCGCCCACTCCTctgatgttaaaaaaaaaaaggattaaaacaaaacaaaatagtgGGTTCTAGAATTAAAATGGAAGCACATTAATATCAggttttagaattaaaattcCTCAAACATGTGCAGTAACAaatgagaaatttaaattatagcTTTCAAAATCAAATCGAAGCAtagagaattaaaaaatgaaaacacaagagaaaaatcaaaatcgaaTTACAAAGAGTAGCTTCAAATTTTCTATACTTGCAAAATCCGAGTCTCTAGATttccaaaaatgagaaaaaaaaaaaaatagagttcaAAGACCTAGATATACAAAACATAAGGTGTGAGGTTAAGAGAAAGGAGTTCAATTCACACTTGATCTAAAGACATGGATCTGGATACATTCACTGGATTAGAAGAATTCATTTCATTCATGGAAACTTGATTTGAAGAACGCACTTCATCCATGGGAACTCGGGTGCCTGAAAAGGGTAGGTTTTCAGAGGCATTGGAAGGTGGTCAGAGTAATAGTGGTGGCCATTGAAAGGGTCGACGACGGTGAGAAACCATAGCGACCGATGAAGAGCAAGTTCGAGATGAACAAGAGACTTGATGAAGACGATAACATGAGCTTGATAAAATTTCCCCCAacttttcccttctctttttctcttattttcctcattattttttaaggaaaatagtagggaaaatattatgatattttatttaatattttcctttatattttttttttccatcatattttccatgtcacccaaactaaagaaaatacttttccacatgattttttttctttttccttagcattttccgggaaccaaacataaccataaaGAATGGGGAAACGCCCAACCTAAAAGATCATGGGCAAGAAGCAGAATGACCCCGCATGGAAAGCCACAAGCCCAAATAATATTCCTGAGCTAGCTATGTCTAATTTGGCTTCAAAAAACATATCACCCACTCCtctgatattaaaaaaaaaaaagattaaaacaaaacaaaacaatggGTTCTAGAATTAAAATGGAAGCACATTAATATCAggttttagaattaaaattcCTCAAACATGTGTAGTagcaaatgaaaaatttaaattatagttttcaaaatcaaatggaaacatagagaattaaaaaatgaaagcacAAGAGAAAAATCGAAATCGAATTACAAAGAGTAGCATCAAATTTTCTATACTTGCAAAATCTAAGTGTTTAGATttccaaaaatgagaaaaaaaaagttagagtTCAAAGACCTAGATATACAAAACATAAGGTGTGAGGTTAAGAGAAAGGAGTTCAATTCATACTTGATCTGAAGACATGGATCCGAATACATTCATTGGATTTGAagaattcatttcatccatgggaACTTGATTTGAAGAATGCACTTCATCCATGGGAACTCGGATGCTTGAAAAGGGTAGGTTTTCAGAGGCACTGGAAGGTGGTTGAAGTGATAGTGGTGGTCGTTGAAAGGATCGACGGTGATGAGAGGCCATAGAGACTGGTGAAGAGGAAGTTAGAGGTGAACAAGAGATTCGGTGAAGACGATACCACGAGCCTGATAAAATTTCCCCTAacttttcccttctctttttctcttatttttctcattattttttaaggaaaatagcaggcaaaatattatgatattttatttaatattttcctttatattttttttcatcatattttccatgtcacccaaactaaagaaaataattttccacatgattttttttcctttccttagcatttttttgggaaccaaacatagccataaaaaatggggaaacGCCTAGCCTAAAAGATCATGGGCAAGAAGCATAATGACCCCACATGGAAAGCCACAAGCCCAAATAATATTCTTGAGCTAGCTATGTCTAATTTGGCTTCAAAAAACAGATCACCCACTCCtctgatattaaaaaaaaaaggattaaaacaaaacaaaacaatggGTTCTAGAATTAAAATTTCTCAAACATGTGTAGTagcaaatgaaaaatttaaattatagttttcaaaatcaaatggaagcatagagaattaaaaaatgcaaacacGAGAAAAATTGAAATCGAATTACAAAGAGTAGCATCAAATTTTCTATACTTGCAAAATACGAGTGTCTAGATttccaaaaatgagaaaaaaaaaaaaagttcaaagacCTAGATATACAAAACATAAGGTGTGGGGTTACGAGAAAGGAGTTCAATTCATACTTGATTTGAAGACATGGATTTGAATACATTTACTGGATTTGAagaattcatttcatccatgggaACTTGATTTGAAGAAGACACTTCATCCATGGGAACTTGGGTGCCTGAAAAGGGTAGGTTTTCAGAGGCACTGGAAGGTGGTCGGAGTGATAGTGGTGGTCGTTGAAAGGGTTGACTATGGTGAGAAGCCATAGCGACCGGTGAAGAGGAAGTTAGAGGTGAACAAGAGACTCGATGAAGACGATACCATGAGCCTGATAAAATTTCCCCTAacttttcccttctctttttctcttatttccctcattattttttaaggaaaatagtagggaaaatattatgatattttctttaatattttcctttatattttttttccatcatattttccaTGTCACCCAAactagagaaaataatttttcacatgattttttttttcctttccttagtatttttcgagaaccaaacatagcctaagtaaATTATGAGGCTacatttgattataaaaaaaatgtaagaaaaaatatgaggaaaagaaaatagaaaccaaaaataaaaaaataaaaaaaaataaaaagaggaaagaaatagttaagaaaaataaaaatagatttaaaattaataaattatttctatgtgttgctttaaactcatttaatttgtttaaacttttttgtataaagattgaaaatgtataaatttttaatgaattttaattacatttatttttttaatatatatctattatagtaaaaccaaacatgatttttcattctttatatttcttGGGACCAAACACAGCGTCAAAGATCAAATTTCAAGAGACCACTTGAAGCCATGAGAGCTAAAACCCCTGGTAAGGAATACCAGGGCAAAGATATTAGGCTTTGCCATCCAGAGAAAAGGTAACAAATCTTTATTTCTTATGGAAGCAAATAACACAAATATGTGTTTCTGCAAAATGAGAGTATACAAGGAAATGGATATCCCTTCCCTGGAAACTGATAACAGTTAATTAGAAAGTTGGCATATACTATTGCAAAGCAATTGCTTGCAGAACTACCACAATACTGGGAATCCTGTTCATATGCCTAATATAATGCGCACATGTCAAAGAAGTAACCTCGTGTGACAAGCCCAACAAAAATCTAATCCTCCAAGGCTGTACCATGCAATCTTCAGGCAAATGTGGGGGTAGGTCGAGGAGTAGGGGGCTTGTTAATATCTTCCTCTCGATCCCTCTCATTCTCCTGAATCTCCTCCATATCTGCCTCCTGCAAACCTGCTGCTTCCAACACATAACCCTTCACTTCCTGGAACCTCTCCTCTGAGAGGGAAACCTCAGCAAGAAGTCTCCATGCATACTCCTCTGATGCATTCTCATAATCCTCTCTTCTCTTCAGCACCATATGTCCACTGATCTCCCATACAGCTGGGTTTACTAGTGTGTCAAGAAGCTCCTGGCTTACTTCTCCAAGTGCTTGTTTCTCTGCAAAACACTGAACATTCACCAGAAGCAATCAGTTTTCTTTTTGTCtcataaaaaaaacagaagCCATCACTAAAAAACACCAAGTCACATAACTCCATGCACATATGTGAGGAAGTGTGCATTTGTGCTTGTGTGGGCGTTACTGTGAGTTGGAGTTCTCCTTGTGCCCAACCTTGCCccatgtatgtatgtatgtggaACTTAATGCTTAATTGTCAGATCAAACTTTTTGTTTGTAGAATTGAAACCTTGCCAAAAGAGCACAACTAGATACATCCCATCCTTAGGTTAGGTCAGTTGGGTCCCTACTTTCTAGGATAAGAGTCAGAATCAAAAGCACTGGGCTTCAGGGTTATGAGAAATATAGTTAAGACTACAGAACTGATGAATGTATCACCCATTCAGACATCCCCAAATCTATTAGGGTCCTTAAAAATTAGTAGTCATGGTGGAGATATAAGAACTAGGAGCCATTTGACTATGAAAACATCGAGTATGAGGGGGCTTTGCACACTTAATAGAACACAGGTAATTCTTGAGTCTTGATGATTGCAACCAAGAAAGTCTGCAAAACTATGTTATAAACAAAGATACCTAGATCTGGTGCAATCAGTCACTGAAAATGAATTTAACTCAGATCAACTCATATACCAACATAAAAACATATGCCAGTGTGCACTTTGGCATGTCTTCTGACATAATTCATAGATACTGTGTCAAATACTTAGGTTCTGACCACTCATTTGTGGCTGCTATGTCTGGCCTTTTTCTCAAAGAAAGCCTGATTAATTGTAAACATGCATATAGGTTTATGGCCATGAACTCCAAAACTGAGTAGGATAAAAAGCATAACTAAATAATCCACCAGTAAACAATTCAAACCTCTGGTaagttgaaaaaagaaaaacacctGTGGAAACAGAAATATTCTCCCCCCACAATCAGAAATGAGGACATTGTAAGGGATGTTgttattttgaaggaaaatgcaagaaTTAGCAACGGTATCAGATAGATCCTGCATCGAATTTCCACCCTCAAAAACAAAGCCTTGCACAGGATAATTTAACATCTTTGAAATCATCACCCCACTGTTAGGCAGTTTCCCCCTCCTAATTATCCTCTCGGTTGGAGCTTTCTCAACTGGGAATGGTGCCATCAAGTAATATGCCTAGAgcaagtaaaaaatttaaaccatcATTTAGTGACAGACATGAATATTGGGCATAACAAAAATGGCAGagtgaagaaggaaaaagaatatGTGGTATCAATTAATTACCTGAAAGTGGAGGTGATTAATGGTGGCAAAGGCACCTAAACTGTTGTAACCTAATCTAAAGAAAGGATCTGCTGCTTCTTTAGCCATATGCAGGGCAAGCAAGAAGCTATCATGATCAATCCTCTGAGGCAAGCAATCAAGAACATGGGGTATTAGAAGCACATGTCCATACTCGATCGGGCTGAcctgagaataaaaaattgtgaacaCTCATTAGTCAGAACAACAAAATCTTACACCATGTCTATTATCTTATCTCATGataaaatggaggaaaatataAGGAACAAAGATCAAATTGGTTTACATTTATGGCAACAACACTTGAAGAGTTTGAATCAGCAGTGACTGGTGAGACAGGGAAGTAATGGGCATTGTTGTCATTGCTCTGCTCAAACCTGAAAAGGACTTCTTCTTGGCCAATTTTGGTGAAATTGAACTTATTCTCATCAAAGGGCTGAAGAACTTGGTCAACCCGAAACTCTGTGGGTCGTTTCTTCATGTGCCTTCCCTCATTCAGCTGTGCGATAAAACCATAGTTCCCAGGGATAATCCTTGTCTCACATAAAGTCACATCATACCGGAACAGGCCTTGACTCATCCGATCCTCCCACTGTCCAAGCAACAGGTTGTCCAGGAAAGATGCTGGAGGTTGTCCCTCAGATGAAACCTCAACCCTTGCTTCAGATGAATCCTCCACATTTTTCTTGAATGTATACAAAGGAAGTTTTGATACTGAAACCATCAATCAATTCAATGTACAAACACATGGTCAGGAATACAGTCAACAGAAGAAAAACAGACATGCGTCATCTGTTccaacagtttttgaaaattccagAGAAAAGCATTTCCAATCAATATTttcagaaaaagaaaggaaaaaaactctGTTCCGTCACTTTATGTGTGCATGaccataagaaataaaacttttgtCCTCTTTCTCATAATGACTAATTATAATAGCTAGCTGATAGTATGACCCCAGATTCTAACATATACTTGTTATGGAAGATTTATTATGCTTATCACatgaataaaaatcaaaatctccAATTACTCTTCTTCCCCTAtctacagtttttttttttttttgggttctcTCAGCAATATAATTACTTTATGAAGGTTTCAGTTCTGTTTTTGAGCCATACAGGATTCAAGAATTATCTAAGTCCTTTTTCATGATTGTACAGAAATCCCTAAAGTTAATTTTCCCCTCCGAAGAGAACTTCTGTTACATGAATACCATATTTACTACTGGAGTAATTTTTTCCAAACTTCCATGgaaacaaacagaaaaaaaaaaaaggaaaaaaaaggaggcAATGAAATAGGTACCAGGTAAGCAGCAGTGTCCAAGGCAGTTGCGGCCACACCCGAGAGATTCTGAAGCTTCTTCCTGGTAGTTGGAGACCACGGTCGGAACTCTTTTGATGGTCAACATTCTCTTCAATTTCTCGCCAGCCGACAATGCGAATAGCGCTAATCTGCCTTAtagaacaaaataaagaaagaaaagcgaAGGGAATGAGTGGAAGAGAGCAAAGGGAACCGCCACCGGCAAGGAAGAGGAGGTCGGAAGGGCAACCGCCTTGAGAAGGAAGGGCACCCCTGCCGCCGTGAGGTGATGGAGCTCGGCGCTTATCGGCGGCCGTTTGGGGTTTTTGGTGTTGGAAAAGCCACCGAATGGTTGCAAGTAAAGCCGTTGTAGAAGTTGAATTGGAATCGTCTTGTGGTTCCTCCGCTTCTTTCTCTCCTTCGCTCTTTGTGTCGCTTCAGTTCGTTACGCATTCACAATTTCACACACCATATATATACGTTTCTATTGTGGACGGCTTTGTTTGGCTGCTGGAATAACAACGTTCCGCTCAAGGATTAGGATCTTCTCATTTTATCCTGTTTATCAATCGTAGAAATTTCGATGGACgtgtttatttttccttttcatttgaaTTTACATTTCCATGTATATTAGTCTGGGGAACATACTTTGCGTGAAATACACatggcaattaattaatcaaagttCCAGCCACAACCACTAATCAATTCCTCTAATTTTACTAATACTTAGACAAAATATAactgaatttaatttttctatatttatattaGAAACCCATGAGCCTTCCACCATATAAATCTGCCTTTGATAATTGGTATTGACACCTGTAGAGAGTGACTACAAACTTAAGAGGTAGAAAGATTAAGGTTATGACTCTCTCTTTAGAAGAATGGAAGATTGAGGTTATGACTCTCTTTAGAAGAATGGAATGGATGAGTTGACTAATTCTACACTTTGAGAGGGTTTATATGCCTGCTCTTATGGCTTGAAGTGACTTTGATCCAATTTGAGCTTAAGTCATATAATCTAGTTTACTggatcttaattaattaattaattttatttgattctaattaattaattaactcaatttaaaaaaatcaaaataattaatcattaattATTGTGCAACCTTGCACCTTTACTAAAATTCTCTTatgcatataaataattaattctttATAACACCTCAAAATAAACAACTATTAGTTCTTGTGTAACCTTGCAattttaccaaaacacccttatgcacacatACGACTAAATCTTCaatttatgttaaatttttatacTAGTAAAGATTTTAAGCTCAAGCAATGACTACTATAtgacccataaaaaaaaaaaaaaaaatactaactccCTCATAGCTCAACTAAAGTTGACTTAGTATTATACTAAAGAGGGTTAACCatactccaataccctatgaaATTGCATcaagataaaaatttatgaaatccaattgaatcaattttttgggttcctactatccattgtataCAAACTTTCTATGAATTGGTGTTCATAATTTAATGAGGTAGAAGATATCAACTTCTCAAATttgtgatcaattaacatacACGTTGGGAT
Above is a genomic segment from Vitis riparia cultivar Riparia Gloire de Montpellier isolate 1030 chromosome 14, EGFV_Vit.rip_1.0, whole genome shotgun sequence containing:
- the LOC117930996 gene encoding GDP-L-galactose phosphorylase 1-like, whose amino-acid sequence is MLTIKRVPTVVSNYQEEASESLGCGRNCLGHCCLPVSKLPLYTFKKNVEDSSEARVEVSSEGQPPASFLDNLLLGQWEDRMSQGLFRYDVTLCETRIIPGNYGFIAQLNEGRHMKKRPTEFRVDQVLQPFDENKFNFTKIGQEEVLFRFEQSNDNNAHYFPVSPVTADSNSSSVVAINVSPIEYGHVLLIPHVLDCLPQRIDHDSFLLALHMAKEAADPFFRLGYNSLGAFATINHLHFQAYYLMAPFPVEKAPTERIIRRGKLPNSGVMISKMLNYPVQGFVFEGGNSMQDLSDTVANSCIFLQNNNIPYNVLISDCGGRIFLFPQCFAEKQALGEVSQELLDTLVNPAVWEISGHMVLKRREDYENASEEYAWRLLAEVSLSEERFQEVKGYVLEAAGLQEADMEEIQENERDREEDINKPPTPRPTPTFA